One segment of Acidobacteriota bacterium DNA contains the following:
- a CDS encoding 4'-phosphopantetheinyl transferase superfamily protein, with product MIRWRFGRWEDGGLPPREATDAWLCPEERRRLEGLRIPKRRDDWLVGRLNAKILVADAIAERYGVRPVPAAVHIDRLPSGAPVVRLLSRPSTPTLPPVLPLALSNSHSCGHALCGVAWLDGLAGGLRPRAIGVDLEWIEPRSDGFVRDFLTPPERAYCEAGEGRERHLRANLAWSAKEAVLKVVERGLSVDTYWLTCSPAPSGDGDSLAAALSCGGEAWAPLRVTCDPRFPTHGLAFHAAWRELDGFVATVAVGV from the coding sequence ATGATCCGCTGGCGCTTCGGGCGATGGGAGGATGGTGGCCTCCCGCCGAGGGAGGCCACCGACGCCTGGCTCTGCCCTGAGGAGCGGCGACGCCTCGAGGGCCTCCGAATACCCAAACGCCGCGACGACTGGCTCGTCGGCCGGCTGAACGCAAAGATTCTGGTGGCCGATGCGATTGCCGAGCGCTACGGCGTCCGGCCAGTCCCGGCGGCCGTGCACATCGACCGGCTGCCGTCCGGGGCCCCGGTAGTCAGGCTGCTATCCCGGCCGAGCACACCGACGCTACCGCCGGTTCTCCCGCTCGCACTGTCGAACAGCCATTCGTGCGGGCACGCCCTGTGTGGTGTCGCCTGGCTGGACGGGCTCGCCGGCGGTCTGAGGCCGCGTGCGATCGGCGTCGACCTCGAATGGATCGAGCCGCGGAGCGATGGGTTCGTACGCGACTTCCTGACGCCGCCGGAGCGCGCCTACTGCGAAGCCGGTGAGGGGCGCGAGCGACACCTGCGCGCGAATCTCGCCTGGAGCGCGAAGGAAGCCGTCCTGAAGGTGGTCGAGCGCGGGCTGTCGGTCGACACGTACTGGCTCACGTGCTCACCAGCCCCTTCGGGCGACGGGGACTCGCTGGCCGCCGCGCTGTCGTGCGGCGGCGAGGCATGGGCCCCGCTTCGGGTGACGTGCGATCCCCGTTTCCCGACACACGGGCTGGCCTTCCACGCGGCGTGGCGCGAGCTCGACGGATTCGTCGCGACGGTGGCCGTCGGGGTCTGA
- the pilO gene encoding type 4a pilus biogenesis protein PilO, with amino-acid sequence MTWPLLGRITTDYRRAIVPIAVLALVNVAGYALGVYPLALQVASQEARATRVAAELTAAEQALEQANDLLEGKRRAESALARFYGDILPADQREARRITYLRLADMAQGANLNFSRRTFAPGQERGSSIARLDMTMSIDGAYRDMRRFIHAVETAEEFIVINQVALAQRERGAALSLTLQLATYFRAGDEP; translated from the coding sequence ATGACCTGGCCGCTGCTCGGTCGCATCACCACCGATTACCGGCGGGCGATCGTGCCGATTGCGGTGCTGGCGCTGGTCAACGTGGCCGGGTACGCGCTCGGCGTGTACCCGCTCGCGCTGCAGGTCGCCAGCCAGGAGGCGAGGGCAACACGCGTCGCGGCCGAGCTCACCGCGGCCGAGCAGGCGCTCGAGCAGGCCAACGATCTGCTCGAGGGCAAGCGGCGCGCCGAGTCGGCGCTCGCACGCTTCTACGGCGACATCCTGCCGGCCGATCAGCGGGAGGCCCGGCGGATCACCTACCTGCGGCTGGCGGACATGGCCCAGGGCGCCAACCTGAACTTCTCGCGCCGCACCTTCGCTCCGGGACAGGAACGTGGGTCGTCGATCGCGCGGCTCGACATGACGATGTCGATCGATGGCGCGTATCGCGACATGCGGCGCTTCATCCACGCCGTGGAAACGGCGGAGGAGTTCATCGTCATCAACCAGGTGGCCCTGGCTCAGCGGGAGCGCGGGGCCGCCCTCTCGCTGACGCTCCAGTTGGCCACCTACTTCCGGGCGGGCGATGAGCCGTAA
- a CDS encoding carbamoyl-phosphate synthase subunit L, producing the protein MSVDFRRVAIVNRGEPALRFIKAVRDYNRQHDAPLVTIALVTKGDRRLHFAREADERVDLGPDVDAAEDRHLAFVDLDQLERALVAARADAVWAGWGFVADRPEFVDLCHRLGLVFIGPPASAMRLLGDKVAAKRLAAQIGLPVVAWGGGVADSATAALAQAHQLGFPVVLKPARGAGGRAMRKVSSPAELSTAFDQVREEARRVFGSEAVFVEKWGDGARHEEVQVVADRYGTAWAVDVRHASVQRRHQKLMEESPSPGLPPDVDRALRAAAVRLCRAGGFENVGAVEFLYQPGTRQYQFLEFNPWLPVEHPVSELTTGVDLAMLQVHLARGGRLEGEPPTATGHAIEVRLTAEDAERGFAPAPGTIRLLRVPTRPGLRLDSGVAEGDEIRPEYDSMFAKLVVWGRTREEALAGLASALADSTIVVAGGTSNRVLLAHLLGETGLRRGGVSVDWLDDLAARGQHVSRAHGDLALVQAAIDVYEAEFLAERDEFLASAQRLRPHVRPEIGRTVELRHRGHRYVLRVCRLGFEHYRVDVDGARVHVYVDRVSAHECVLTCGGERHRVLSSTIGPTHLVEINSALHRLSRDEEGVVRADGPAVVVSLGVAPGDRVEAGQSVAVLEAMKMESAVRAPCAGTVRDVAVLQNAQVGSGARLLTIDPDDVEGAADRSRVTFAGVALTPAEGGLQASRLRAAVAGFKAFTHALAPPQAEETRAILDDLQAIVLGSDIDAVESRRLVDEYRRLADRLPADDATLRTREDAILETFADIAALFERQTATEDGDDPTALSAGQYLLTYLRALESRGEGLPVAFLGDLRRALRHYGSDSLEVTNALRSRLLWMFRSHQRVDQQVGVVLAILDRRLRHAPALLAHTGNGFVEALDRIIAAMEHQFPTVTDLARDVRYRYFEQPIFERGRQAVYAEMETHLAAILRDPSSHDRQTRVSALVECPLPLGGLLSGRFEDAPPVLREVMLEVLTRRFYRIRDLRDCALSELEGRSVCSAEYEHDGRRLRLLASHARWVDLPAALAVLSEVVNDVPADVEILIDLYVWREGAATEEPDDASVALTAVLAATPFSRPVRRVVVALGSRRAEWATSRTGHLTFRLVDGAWVEDRPFRGLHPMLAKRLQVSRLANFDIERLPSVEDVFLFRITSRDNHKDERLYALAEVRDVTPLRDERGTVVQLPHLERMLLEAAAAIREVQARRGADERLHWNRIVLDVWPPLDLPVDDLLAVARRLARRTEGLGLEKAVLRVRMPDAETGGLADRALSLSWAGGRGLVLQFSPPSTRPIEPLDEYSQKVVRMRQRGLPYPYEVIRLLTPGRDHAAADLPAGEFVECDLDQSQHLVPVDRPHGRNTANVVVGVVTNFTTKHPEGVRRVIVLGDPSREMGSIAEPECRRICAGLDLAETLGVPFEWFALSAGAKISMQSGTENMDWIGRVLRRLIEFTQAGREVNVVVTGINVGAQPYWNAEATMLMHTRGILVMMPESAMVLTGKTALDYSGSVSAEDNIGIGGYERIMGPNGQAQYFARDVAEACRLLLRHYDHTYLVAGERFPRRARTGDPIDRDVRTSPHGQIDGVAFQTVGDVFSNATNPGRKKPFDIRRVMAAVTDQDHQPLERWAGWRDAEVAVVWDAHVGGYPVCLIGFESRSMSRLGFIPTDGPDHWTSGTLFPMSSKKVARAINAASANRPLVVLANLSGFDGSPESMRRRQLEFGAEIGRAITNFRGPIVFVVISRYHGGAFVVFSRTLNDNMQVAALEGTYASVIGGAPAAAVVFAREVDQRARKDPRVENLEREIASADDAMKRRLRPRLVALIKSLRAEKLGEVAEEFDRIHSVQRAVEVGSVDVIIPPAQLRPWLVSAIEAGMAREAGRQGVGAETPV; encoded by the coding sequence ATGTCCGTCGACTTCCGGCGGGTCGCCATCGTCAACCGCGGCGAGCCCGCCCTCCGCTTCATCAAGGCCGTCAGGGACTACAACCGCCAGCACGACGCGCCTCTCGTGACGATCGCCCTGGTGACGAAGGGCGATCGGCGGCTGCACTTCGCACGAGAGGCCGACGAACGGGTCGACCTCGGGCCCGACGTCGACGCGGCGGAGGATCGTCACCTCGCCTTCGTCGATCTCGACCAGCTCGAGCGAGCGCTGGTCGCCGCCAGGGCCGATGCGGTGTGGGCAGGGTGGGGGTTCGTTGCCGACCGCCCGGAGTTCGTCGACCTCTGTCATCGCCTCGGGCTGGTCTTCATTGGTCCGCCGGCGTCGGCGATGCGGCTGCTCGGTGACAAGGTCGCGGCCAAGCGCCTGGCGGCCCAGATCGGGCTGCCCGTCGTGGCCTGGGGCGGCGGAGTGGCGGACTCGGCGACCGCGGCACTGGCGCAAGCGCACCAGCTGGGTTTTCCGGTCGTGCTCAAGCCCGCGCGCGGAGCGGGCGGGCGGGCAATGCGCAAGGTCTCGTCGCCGGCGGAGCTCTCGACCGCCTTCGACCAGGTTCGGGAGGAGGCCCGCCGCGTCTTCGGGTCGGAGGCGGTCTTCGTCGAGAAGTGGGGCGACGGGGCGCGACATGAGGAGGTGCAGGTCGTCGCCGACAGGTACGGCACCGCCTGGGCCGTGGACGTTCGCCACGCCTCCGTGCAGCGACGGCACCAGAAGCTGATGGAGGAATCCCCGTCGCCGGGGCTGCCCCCGGACGTCGACCGGGCCCTGCGCGCGGCTGCGGTCCGCCTGTGCCGCGCGGGTGGGTTCGAGAACGTGGGCGCGGTGGAGTTCCTCTACCAGCCCGGCACGCGGCAGTACCAGTTCCTGGAGTTCAACCCGTGGTTGCCGGTCGAGCATCCGGTGAGTGAACTCACGACCGGCGTCGACCTTGCGATGCTGCAGGTGCACCTGGCGCGGGGCGGACGGCTCGAGGGCGAGCCCCCGACGGCGACGGGCCACGCGATCGAGGTCCGTCTGACCGCGGAAGATGCCGAGCGGGGCTTCGCACCGGCGCCGGGCACGATCCGTCTGCTGCGCGTGCCCACGCGGCCGGGGCTGCGGCTCGACAGCGGGGTGGCCGAGGGCGATGAGATTCGGCCGGAGTACGACTCGATGTTCGCGAAGCTCGTCGTCTGGGGGCGCACGCGCGAGGAAGCCCTCGCCGGCCTCGCGAGTGCCCTCGCCGACAGCACCATCGTCGTCGCCGGGGGAACGAGCAACCGTGTCCTGCTCGCGCACCTGCTCGGCGAGACCGGGTTGCGGCGGGGCGGCGTCTCGGTCGACTGGCTCGACGACCTGGCGGCGCGAGGGCAGCACGTCTCCCGGGCGCATGGAGACCTCGCCCTCGTGCAGGCGGCCATCGACGTCTACGAAGCCGAGTTCCTCGCCGAACGCGACGAGTTCCTCGCGTCGGCGCAGCGACTTCGGCCTCACGTGCGCCCGGAAATCGGCCGAACGGTCGAGTTGCGCCACCGGGGTCACCGGTACGTGCTGAGGGTCTGCCGACTCGGGTTCGAGCACTACCGCGTCGACGTCGACGGCGCGCGCGTCCATGTCTACGTGGACCGCGTCTCGGCGCACGAGTGCGTGCTCACGTGCGGGGGCGAGCGTCACCGGGTCCTGTCGTCGACGATCGGGCCGACGCACCTCGTCGAGATCAACAGCGCGCTCCACCGTCTTTCTCGAGACGAGGAGGGCGTCGTGCGGGCGGACGGCCCGGCAGTGGTCGTCAGTCTCGGGGTCGCGCCCGGCGACCGCGTCGAGGCAGGCCAGTCGGTGGCGGTGCTCGAGGCCATGAAGATGGAGAGCGCGGTGCGGGCTCCCTGCGCGGGCACCGTCCGCGACGTCGCGGTGCTGCAGAACGCCCAGGTCGGGAGCGGTGCGCGGCTGCTCACGATCGATCCAGATGATGTCGAGGGCGCGGCCGATCGTTCCCGCGTCACGTTTGCGGGCGTCGCGCTCACGCCGGCGGAGGGGGGCCTGCAGGCATCGCGTCTCCGCGCGGCGGTCGCCGGCTTCAAGGCGTTCACCCACGCGCTCGCGCCGCCGCAGGCCGAGGAGACACGCGCGATTCTCGACGACCTGCAGGCCATCGTGCTCGGGTCCGACATCGATGCCGTCGAATCGCGCCGGCTGGTCGACGAGTACCGGCGGCTCGCCGATCGTCTGCCCGCCGACGATGCGACGCTGCGCACCCGCGAGGACGCCATTCTCGAGACCTTCGCCGACATCGCGGCGCTCTTCGAGCGACAGACCGCGACCGAGGACGGCGACGATCCGACGGCACTGAGCGCGGGCCAGTACCTGCTCACCTACCTGCGGGCGCTGGAGTCGCGCGGGGAGGGCCTGCCCGTCGCCTTCCTCGGCGACCTGCGACGGGCCCTTCGCCACTACGGGTCGGACAGCCTCGAGGTGACCAACGCGCTGCGGTCCCGGCTGTTGTGGATGTTCAGGTCCCACCAGCGGGTCGACCAGCAGGTCGGCGTGGTGCTGGCCATTCTCGATCGCCGCCTGCGGCACGCGCCGGCGCTGCTGGCGCACACCGGGAACGGCTTCGTCGAGGCGCTCGATCGCATCATCGCCGCCATGGAGCACCAGTTCCCGACGGTGACCGATCTGGCGCGAGACGTACGGTATCGCTACTTCGAGCAGCCCATCTTCGAGCGCGGCCGGCAGGCCGTGTACGCGGAGATGGAGACGCATCTCGCGGCCATCCTGCGGGATCCGTCGAGCCACGACCGCCAGACGCGCGTGAGCGCGCTCGTGGAGTGCCCGCTGCCCCTCGGCGGCCTGCTCTCGGGCCGCTTCGAGGACGCGCCGCCCGTGCTGCGGGAGGTGATGCTGGAGGTCCTCACGCGGCGCTTCTACCGGATTCGAGACCTGCGGGACTGCGCGCTCTCGGAACTGGAGGGCCGCAGCGTGTGCAGCGCTGAATACGAGCACGACGGGCGGCGGCTGCGCCTCTTGGCCTCGCACGCGCGGTGGGTCGACCTGCCGGCCGCGCTCGCCGTGCTGTCTGAGGTCGTCAACGACGTGCCGGCCGACGTCGAGATCCTCATCGACCTCTACGTGTGGCGGGAAGGAGCCGCGACCGAGGAGCCCGACGACGCGTCGGTGGCGCTGACGGCCGTACTCGCGGCCACGCCGTTCTCACGGCCGGTCCGCCGCGTGGTGGTGGCGCTCGGCAGCCGGCGGGCGGAATGGGCCACGAGCCGCACCGGCCATCTCACGTTCCGGCTGGTCGATGGCGCGTGGGTGGAGGACCGCCCGTTCCGCGGCCTTCATCCGATGCTCGCCAAGCGTCTGCAGGTATCGCGCCTCGCCAACTTCGACATCGAGCGCCTGCCCTCGGTCGAGGACGTGTTCCTGTTCCGAATCACCTCTCGCGACAACCACAAGGACGAGCGCCTGTATGCGCTGGCCGAGGTCCGCGACGTGACGCCGCTCCGGGACGAGCGAGGGACCGTGGTGCAGCTCCCGCACCTGGAGCGCATGCTGCTCGAGGCCGCAGCGGCGATCCGGGAGGTCCAGGCCCGGCGCGGCGCCGACGAGCGCCTGCACTGGAACCGCATCGTGCTCGACGTCTGGCCGCCACTCGATCTGCCAGTCGACGACCTGCTGGCGGTCGCGCGACGCCTGGCGCGCCGGACCGAGGGGCTCGGTCTCGAGAAGGCGGTGCTGCGCGTACGGATGCCGGACGCCGAGACGGGAGGACTCGCCGATCGGGCGCTCAGTCTGTCGTGGGCGGGCGGCCGCGGCCTGGTCCTGCAGTTCTCCCCTCCGAGCACGCGGCCCATCGAACCGCTCGACGAGTACAGTCAGAAGGTCGTCCGCATGCGCCAGCGGGGCCTGCCGTACCCGTACGAGGTCATCCGTCTGCTGACGCCAGGGCGCGACCACGCCGCGGCCGATCTCCCTGCGGGCGAGTTCGTCGAGTGCGATCTCGACCAGTCGCAGCACCTGGTCCCCGTCGACCGGCCGCACGGCCGGAATACGGCGAACGTCGTCGTCGGCGTGGTCACGAATTTCACCACGAAGCACCCGGAGGGCGTGAGGCGCGTGATCGTCCTCGGCGACCCGAGCCGGGAGATGGGGTCGATCGCCGAGCCCGAGTGCCGCCGGATCTGCGCGGGCCTCGACCTCGCCGAAACGCTGGGCGTGCCGTTCGAGTGGTTCGCCCTGTCGGCCGGCGCGAAGATCTCGATGCAGAGCGGCACGGAGAACATGGACTGGATCGGCCGCGTGCTGCGCCGGCTCATCGAGTTCACCCAGGCCGGGCGCGAGGTGAACGTCGTCGTGACCGGCATCAACGTCGGCGCCCAGCCGTACTGGAACGCCGAGGCGACGATGCTGATGCACACGAGGGGCATCCTGGTGATGATGCCCGAGAGCGCGATGGTACTGACCGGCAAGACTGCCCTCGACTACTCGGGATCGGTGTCGGCCGAGGACAACATCGGCATCGGGGGCTACGAGCGGATCATGGGGCCGAACGGCCAGGCGCAGTACTTCGCGCGCGACGTCGCCGAGGCGTGCCGGCTCCTGCTCCGTCACTACGACCACACGTATCTGGTTGCCGGGGAGCGGTTCCCGCGACGCGCACGGACGGGCGATCCGATCGACCGCGACGTTCGGACGTCGCCGCACGGCCAGATCGACGGAGTGGCGTTCCAGACGGTCGGAGACGTCTTCAGCAACGCGACGAATCCTGGGCGCAAGAAGCCGTTCGACATCCGCCGGGTGATGGCTGCCGTGACCGACCAGGATCATCAGCCGCTCGAGCGGTGGGCGGGATGGCGCGACGCGGAGGTCGCGGTGGTCTGGGACGCGCACGTCGGCGGCTACCCGGTGTGCCTGATCGGCTTCGAGTCGCGCTCGATGTCGCGGCTCGGGTTCATCCCGACCGACGGCCCCGACCACTGGACCTCGGGCACCCTCTTCCCGATGTCGTCGAAGAAGGTCGCGCGCGCAATCAACGCCGCGAGTGCCAACCGGCCCCTGGTCGTGCTCGCCAACCTGTCGGGCTTCGACGGCTCGCCAGAGTCGATGCGCCGCCGGCAGCTCGAGTTCGGCGCGGAAATCGGGCGCGCCATCACCAACTTCCGGGGTCCGATCGTCTTCGTCGTGATCTCACGGTACCATGGCGGCGCGTTCGTCGTGTTCTCGCGGACGCTCAACGACAACATGCAGGTCGCCGCCCTCGAAGGCACCTATGCCTCGGTGATCGGCGGCGCTCCGGCCGCCGCCGTGGTTTTCGCCAGGGAGGTCGACCAGCGGGCGCGGAAGGATCCGCGCGTCGAGAACCTCGAGCGGGAAATCGCATCGGCCGACGACGCGATGAAGCGGCGCCTGCGGCCGCGGCTCGTCGCCCTCATCAAGTCGCTGCGCGCCGAGAAGCTCGGCGAGGTGGCCGAGGAGTTCGACCGCATCCACAGCGTGCAGCGCGCCGTCGAGGTGGGCTCGGTCGACGTGATCATCCCGCCGGCGCAACTGCGGCCGTGGCTCGTGTCGGCCATCGAAGCCGGCATGGCGCGCGAGGCGGGTCGTCAGGGCGTCGGCGCGGAAACGCCCGTGTGA
- a CDS encoding SDR family NAD(P)-dependent oxidoreductase, whose protein sequence is RHVVGFVHTHRPDLAAATPATASPAPAVVPADAITAGAAAPPPDPVMATVLGIVAEKTGYPSDMLELDLDLEADLGVDTVKQAETFAAVREAYGIPRLDDLKLRDFPTLRHVVGFVHTHRPDLAAATALTPPVATASTASMAHTDAAAPATDARRYDVEDANRVPRRVVVPSLRPSLTLCRATSVALPPGARVVVGMDGRGVGLALADRLATRGVSVLPVPEDAAADWLDAQMVTWLAEGPIAGVYWLPALDCEPDVAALDLDGFREANRRRTKNLFAVMRPLADVVSKPGTFLVSATSMGGVFGYDADGATAPLGGGVAGFTKAFKRERPDALVKVVDVSAEAPAAAVAEAMLSETLHDPGVVEIGYRDGLRWTLTFDDVPAEDDRSGLTLSADTVYLVTGAAGGITSAIVADLAQAGGGVFYLLDLVDAPAADDRHVALLRTDREQLKAVLIDEARARGDRPTPVTIDRALLAIERRDAARRAIEAVEAAGGDARYRTVDLLDGAAVAAVVDEVRAAHGRLDVLVHAGGIEISRALGEKPRAEFDLVFDIKADGYFSLLRAAEGLPIGASVVFSSVAGRFGNSGQTDYSAANALLCAMSRALRRTRPETRAIAIDWTAWAGIGMATRGSIPKIMEAAGIEMLDPAVGVPTVRRELTAGSRADEIVVGGRLGILAAEWDETGGLDVDRMAVALAGRRQPLGMVGEVRASLLHGGFIAATTLDPGQQPFLHDHRIDGTPVLPGVMGTEAFAQIASALCPDLTVVGVEDAEFLLPFKFFRDQPATLSLRADGRPGTGGDVVVRTSLHSRVQPRPDLPAQDREHFRALVRMRRESPAPLQISFTPPDRTAAAVTRDAIYRVYFHGPAYQVLEGVHLDNGTAVGPMVHGLPPNSVPADAAGLVAPRLIELCFQTAGIVGIARDRALGLPTAFRAVTVHRAPEHANGDRLFAVVTRREEDGVSYDARVVDSHGRVYVDVRGYRTIALAGAVELDDLDPPQG, encoded by the coding sequence GCGCCACGTCGTGGGCTTCGTGCACACCCACCGCCCCGACCTCGCCGCCGCGACGCCGGCGACGGCGTCGCCCGCGCCCGCGGTCGTACCGGCTGACGCCATCACCGCCGGCGCCGCCGCGCCACCGCCGGATCCGGTGATGGCCACGGTGCTCGGGATCGTTGCCGAGAAGACGGGCTACCCGTCCGACATGCTCGAGCTCGATCTCGACCTCGAGGCCGACCTCGGCGTCGACACCGTCAAGCAGGCGGAGACGTTCGCGGCCGTGCGCGAAGCCTACGGTATCCCCCGACTGGACGATCTCAAGCTGCGCGACTTCCCCACGCTGCGCCACGTCGTGGGCTTCGTGCACACCCACCGCCCCGACCTCGCCGCCGCGACGGCGCTGACGCCGCCGGTCGCGACGGCGTCCACCGCTTCGATGGCACACACTGATGCCGCAGCGCCCGCAACCGACGCGCGACGGTACGACGTGGAGGACGCGAACCGGGTACCGAGACGCGTCGTCGTGCCGTCGCTCAGGCCGTCGCTCACCCTGTGCCGCGCCACCAGTGTGGCGCTCCCACCGGGGGCGCGCGTCGTCGTCGGCATGGACGGCCGCGGCGTCGGCCTGGCGCTGGCCGATCGACTCGCGACGCGCGGTGTGTCGGTGCTTCCGGTTCCCGAAGACGCGGCCGCCGACTGGCTCGATGCGCAGATGGTCACGTGGCTGGCCGAGGGGCCGATCGCGGGAGTCTACTGGCTGCCGGCTCTCGACTGCGAGCCCGACGTGGCCGCACTCGACCTCGACGGCTTCCGCGAGGCGAACCGTCGCCGCACGAAGAACCTCTTCGCGGTGATGCGTCCGCTGGCCGACGTCGTATCGAAGCCCGGGACGTTCCTCGTCTCGGCGACCTCGATGGGCGGCGTGTTCGGGTACGACGCCGATGGCGCGACCGCGCCGCTCGGTGGCGGCGTTGCCGGTTTCACCAAAGCGTTCAAGCGCGAGCGACCCGATGCGCTCGTGAAGGTCGTCGACGTGTCCGCCGAGGCTCCGGCGGCGGCCGTTGCCGAGGCGATGCTCTCCGAGACGCTCCACGACCCGGGCGTCGTCGAGATCGGGTACCGCGACGGGCTGCGCTGGACACTGACGTTCGACGACGTTCCGGCCGAGGACGACAGGTCCGGACTCACGTTGTCGGCGGACACCGTGTACCTCGTCACGGGCGCCGCTGGTGGGATCACGAGCGCCATCGTGGCCGACCTCGCGCAGGCGGGCGGTGGCGTCTTCTACCTGCTCGACCTCGTCGACGCGCCAGCCGCCGACGATCGGCACGTCGCACTGCTTCGTACCGACCGCGAGCAGCTCAAGGCCGTCCTGATCGACGAGGCGCGGGCGCGGGGCGACAGGCCGACCCCGGTGACGATCGATCGCGCCCTCTTGGCCATCGAGCGACGCGACGCCGCGCGTCGGGCGATCGAGGCCGTGGAGGCCGCCGGCGGCGATGCCCGCTACCGCACGGTCGACCTGCTCGATGGAGCCGCAGTCGCGGCGGTCGTCGACGAGGTCCGCGCGGCGCATGGCCGCCTCGACGTCCTGGTGCACGCCGGCGGCATCGAGATCAGCCGCGCACTGGGCGAGAAGCCCCGCGCCGAATTCGATCTGGTCTTCGACATCAAGGCCGACGGCTACTTCAGCCTGCTGCGAGCGGCCGAGGGCCTGCCCATTGGCGCCAGCGTGGTCTTCAGTTCCGTCGCGGGACGGTTCGGCAACAGCGGCCAGACCGACTACAGCGCCGCGAACGCGCTGCTCTGCGCGATGTCGCGGGCCCTGCGCCGCACGCGTCCGGAGACGCGGGCGATTGCCATCGACTGGACGGCGTGGGCCGGCATCGGCATGGCGACACGTGGATCGATCCCGAAGATCATGGAGGCGGCTGGCATCGAGATGCTCGATCCGGCCGTCGGCGTGCCCACCGTGCGGCGCGAGCTGACGGCCGGCAGTCGTGCCGACGAGATCGTCGTCGGTGGCCGTCTCGGCATCCTGGCCGCCGAATGGGACGAGACGGGTGGGCTCGATGTCGATCGCATGGCGGTCGCGCTGGCCGGCCGGCGTCAGCCTCTCGGCATGGTGGGCGAGGTGAGGGCCTCCCTGCTCCACGGCGGGTTCATCGCCGCGACGACGCTCGATCCCGGCCAGCAGCCGTTCCTGCACGACCACCGCATCGACGGCACACCCGTCCTTCCCGGCGTCATGGGGACGGAGGCGTTCGCCCAGATCGCGAGCGCCCTGTGTCCCGACCTGACCGTCGTGGGCGTCGAGGACGCCGAGTTCCTGCTGCCGTTCAAGTTCTTCCGAGATCAGCCCGCGACGCTCTCCCTGCGTGCCGACGGCCGGCCGGGGACGGGCGGCGACGTGGTGGTGCGCACGTCGCTGCACTCCCGCGTGCAGCCAAGGCCGGACCTGCCCGCCCAGGATCGGGAGCACTTCCGGGCCCTCGTGCGGATGCGCCGGGAGTCGCCCGCGCCGCTCCAGATCAGCTTCACGCCGCCGGACCGCACGGCCGCGGCGGTCACCCGGGACGCCATCTACCGGGTCTACTTCCACGGCCCGGCCTATCAGGTGCTCGAGGGCGTGCATCTCGACAACGGGACCGCCGTCGGCCCGATGGTCCACGGCCTCCCGCCGAACTCGGTGCCGGCCGACGCCGCCGGGCTCGTCGCGCCACGCCTCATCGAGCTCTGCTTCCAGACCGCGGGCATCGTCGGCATCGCGCGGGATCGCGCGCTCGGGTTGCCCACGGCCTTCCGAGCCGTGACCGTGCACCGCGCGCCCGAGCATGCCAACGGCGACCGCCTGTTCGCCGTGGTGACGAGGCGGGAAGAAGACGGCGTGTCGTACGACGCCCGTGTCGTCGACAGCCACGGGCGGGTCTACGTCGACGTGCGCGGCTACCGGACGATTGCGCTCGCTGGCGCCGTCGAGCTCGACGATCTCGACCCGCCGCAGGGATGA
- a CDS encoding type II secretion system GspH family protein: MRRWRRGANDGGYTFVELLVVAVILLIMASAAMPLARVTVQRQKEAELRRALREMRTAIDKYKDAVDTGLIGALDVRPGSEGYPPTLEILVEGVIPANDASGRRLRFLRRIPIDPMVGTAEWGMRSYQDRPDSTTWGGQNVYDVYSTSDATALDGTLYRDW, from the coding sequence GTGCGACGCTGGAGGCGAGGGGCGAACGACGGCGGCTACACGTTCGTCGAGCTGCTCGTCGTCGCGGTCATCCTGCTCATCATGGCGTCGGCGGCCATGCCGCTCGCGCGCGTGACGGTGCAGCGCCAGAAGGAGGCCGAGTTGCGGCGCGCCCTGCGGGAGATGCGGACGGCCATCGACAAGTACAAGGACGCGGTCGACACGGGCCTCATCGGAGCGCTCGACGTCCGGCCGGGCAGCGAGGGATACCCGCCAACGCTCGAGATTCTCGTCGAAGGCGTCATTCCGGCCAACGACGCATCGGGGCGGCGACTCCGGTTCCTGCGGCGCATTCCGATCGATCCGATGGTCGGGACCGCGGAGTGGGGCATGCGGTCGTACCAGGACCGCCCCGATTCGACCACCTGGGGCGGGCAGAACGTGTACGATGTCTACAGCACGAGCGACGCGACGGCACTCGACGGGACGCTGTACCGTGACTGGTGA